In Cellulomonas wangsupingiae, the genomic window CTCCGTCGGGTCCGCCTCGCCTGGGTGACGGCCTCCGACGACCCCGCTCAGAGCTTTCTCTTCGAGTTTGCCCCGCAGCCACCTCCGCCACTCGTGGTCGAGCCGGATCCCCAACGACCGTTCGCTCGCCACACCCAACGGCGCCGCACGACCGTGACGACGAACAAAGCCGAGCGGGATGCCCACTTCACCTACCGCGTTCTCCACCGCTACGAGGCGCGCTGCGCGATCAGCGGAGTGCCCGTGAAGGAAGTGCTCGACGCGGCGCACGTCATCCCGGTGGCAGACGGTGGCCCCGATGACGAGCGCAACGGGATCCTCCTGACAGCGACCCTGCACCGTGCATTCGACGCAGGACTGTGGGCGCTCAACCCGGCGAACGGAACGATCGAGCTCGACCCCCGCTTGCAACCCGCTGACCTTCGGCTGACGACGCTCCGGCTCCGCCCGGGAGCGCCGTACCCGCACGTCGAGGCGATGGCGTGGCGGTACTCCAAGTTCCGGCACCGGGAGCCAGCCCAGGTGTAGGTGCCGAGAGCCGGAACGAGGGCTCTCTCCACATCACACGTCTAGACGTTGCGGTTACATCTGAAAGCGGCTTACAGTTACGACTGTCACGCTGCGTGACGGGGAGCCGGCGGAGTTGGCACGCCGCAGAGCCCCACTGCCGAGGGAGACATCATGGCGACGCCTGTTGCCGCACGACGCGACCTGCTCATCGACGACCACGACTCCAAGCTCGCCGAGAACGTCCTGGAGTCCCTCGAGGGCCCGGAGGGCTTCCTCTCGGTCGCACGGACCGACGCAGCAGCCGAGCCGCTTCCACGCGACCTCGGCGTCCTCCTCCAGGAGGTGCTGCGCGCGGTCGCATCCGGTTCCACAGTGACGGTCACGACCACGCCGCAAGAAGTGACGACGTCCACCGCGGCCGCGATGCTCGGAATCTCCCGACCCACGCTCATGAAGATGGTCAAGGACGGAACGATCCCCGCGCACAAGGTCGGGACCCACACCCGCCTCCGGACCGAGGACGTGCTGACGGCGAAGCGTGCGCGGCGCGAACGCGAGCGTGCCGCGTTTGCTGCGCTGCTCGAGCTCGAAGACGACGAGGATTGACGGCGCGAGGTGCCGCCCGACACGGGCCGCACCTCGCGCTCGTCGTGGGCGTCGATCGCTAGTGTCCGGGCATGCAGGGGACCGGACCGTACAGCGCCTTCGTCGACGCCAACGTGTGGTTCTCACGGACGCTGCGCGACTGGCTCGGCATGCTCTACACGGTTCCCGAGTCTCCTCCGTTCGTCGCCCACTGGACCGAGGACGTGCTGGCGGAGCTGATCTACCACCTGCGCAAGAAGAACCCGAGCTGGCCGGGCGATCGCATCACGGGCATCCGCGACCAGCTCGCGGGCACGTTCGAAGCGGGTCGAGTCGAGCGGTTCGACGTCGATGCGACGTACCGCGGGCGCGACGCCGGCGACGCGCACGTCCACGCTGCCGCGATGGCGTGCCGCGCGGACGTGCTCATCACGTGCAACGGCGCCGACTTCACATGGGACGAGAACACCTCGCCCTACGAGGTCATGCACCCGGACGACTTCCTCGTCCTCGTCGACGACTCATCGCCCGAGCTCGTCGCGACTGTCGTCAGTCAGATGTGCGCCTACTGGGTCAGGCGCCGCGGCGAAGCCGACCTGACGGCATCGCTGCGTTCGGCGGACTGCCCACAGTTCGCCGATCGGGTGCTGGCGCACCTGCACCGGCAGATGTGACGGAGGAAGCCCGCCCCCTCAGTCGACGAGGCCGGGTTCGACCACCTCGACATGGCCAAGGTCGTCCACGACGTACACGGTGACGCGCAGGGCTCGCCGCGTCGCCTCCGGGACTCGTAGCGCCGCAGCACGCGCCTCGACAGGAACGACGACGCCATAGACAACGCCGTCCGCCCCCACATCGGCGCGCCGTAGCAGCTGGCCGTAGAGGGTGTCGACGTCGAGGCCCACGGCCTGTCGCACGACCGACGGGACGCTGCCATCCGCGAGAGGACTTCACCCCTTTCTCACCCCACAGATCGTCCCCGTCACGCCACGATTCACCCCATGCCCTCGTCCTTCGGCTGGCTGGACGCCGACACAGAGCAACGTCGTCAGATGCTCGAGGTGGTCGACCTCTTCTCGGACGACGGGACGGTCGACGAGCTCGGCACCGGGGCGATCCGCGACGCACTCTCGCACGCGCTGTTCCCTGGCACCTCGGTGCTGCACACGCGGCTGCGTTACGCGCTGTTCGTGCCCTGGCTGTTGCAGGAGGCCGGAGCGCGGTCGTCATCGCCGGACACCGGTGCTGCGCTACGGCAGCTGGAGATCCGCCTCATCGGCAGCCTCCTGGCGGGCGGGGAGAAGCCAGGTGTGATCGGCAACCGTGCCCGGCAGACGCTCAAGCGCATGCCCAGCAGCGTGTACTGGTCGGCGCTCGGCGCGTGGGGCATCCGCCAGCGGGACGTCACCATCGAGGGATACCTCCGGCGTCGTCATGACCTCGCTCGGCTGGCCGCCCGAACGGCGGTGAGCGACGACCCCGAGACGCGTGAGACGCCACCCAGCAGCGGTCTCGACCCTCACCTCCCGCCGCCGCCGGAGGGCCTGCTGACGCGCGCGACGTTCGATCTCACGGCCGAGGAGGAGGAATACCTCTCGGACACCATCGCGCGCGCCACCGCAGGCTCGTTGTTGGCATGGCTCGTCCACCACCAGCCGGCCCGCCTCCCTGACTACGCGTGGGAGCTGACCACGCTCGGCGAAGCACCGGCACAGCTCGCCGAGACGGTGGACCATGCTCGCCGGTTCCACACAGTGATCCACGGCGCGGTCCTGGTCTACAACCTGCTCCTCGCGCGGCAGCGGCACATGGATGAGCCAGTCGCAGAGTTCGAGGCCGACCTCGCGGAATGGCGTAGTGAGCTGCAGTCGTCGAACGCGCTCGACGGCTGGGACCGTGCCGCGTGGTGGACGACCGTGACGAGAAGCAACGCCCGGATCCGGCCCTTGACGCGGACGTTCGTCGACCAGTGGATCGATCTCGTCGCCTCGGACCCAGAAGTCGCGACCAGCGCGAAGGCCGCGGGGCTCGTGACGACCCGGGAGCGCCAGATCAAGGGCGGCCGGGCCCGCCTCGTCAACCAGTCGGCGCTGGATAGCTGGAGCGGCGCGAGCGGCCTGGGCCGTCTCGACTTCAACTGGTCCGTCGCGCGCGGGCACCTCGGCGACCTCTACGCCGCGAGAGGTGCCGCATGACGCTCGTCCCCGAGTCCCGCGTCCTGCTGACGGACGCGCTGCGCCCCCCGGCGGGTCACCGCGTCGACGTCGTCGTCGGCACCACGTACTCCTTGGACCTCACGGCGCTGCTGCTGGCACCGCTGTCGTTCGCTGTGTCGGAGCAGGTCGAGGGTGACGTGTCACGCGTCGACCCGATCCGCCTGCTGGAGGCGGTCCGCCGCCACACCGAGCACACGACGGTGTTCTGCCAGGCCGGTGGCATCCACGTGCCGTCGCGCTACCGGAGCATCCTGACGTTCGTCGAGGACAGCGTCGTCGAGGTGACCGCGCCCGCGGAGGACGCGATCTTCCATCCCAAGCTCTGGGCGTTGCGCTTCGCCGGTCCGGGCGGCGCCGTGTCGCACCGCGTGGTGATCCTGTCGCGCAACATGACGTTCGACCGCTCCTGGGACACGGCCCTGGTGCTCAACGAGGCGTCCGACGGAGCGATCGACGCGGCACCCGCCGCCGACTTCGTCCGCGGCCTCCCTGCCCGGGCGTTGCGCGGCCTCCCGGCAGACCGCACCCGGCAGGTGGACGACCTCGCCTCGACCCTCGCCACCGTGCGACTGGCTGCGCCGACCCCGTTCACCGGCGGTGCGCTGCTGCCCATCGGCCTCGACGGCGCGGACGTCTGGCCGTTCCCGGAGAGGGCGTACCGCGTGCTGGCGATCAGCCCCTTCCTGACGCGACAAGCGGTACGGGCGCTGGGACACGTGGCGGACGAGCGCACGCTCGTCTCCCGAGCCGAGTCGCTCGACCTCCTGGGCTCCGACGCACTGACGGGGTGGAAGGTCGACGTCCTGCAGCGCCTCGTGGAGGTGGAACCGGACGGCGACGTCGCGGAGAGCCAGCCGGCCCGGTCGGAGTTCGAGAGCGGGACCGCCGGCCTGCACGCGAAGACGTTCGTCGTCGACCTTCCCGACGGCACCTCCATGACCGTGACGGGTAGCGCCAACCTGACGGGCGCGCCGTGGGGACGCAGCGTCGAGTTCGGGGCGAAGCTCACCGGCCCGACCGCGGCGTGCGGTGTCGCGAGCGTGCTCGACGGCTCCCCCGGTGTGCCGGGGCTGTCCGCTCTGCTCCAGGACTACCACCCGGCGACGACTGCGGGCGTCGACGACCCGGCGATCGAGACGTCGTACACGCTCGAACGGTTCCACCGGTTCCTCGCGTCGAACCTCCCCGTCACCCACGTGGCCCGCCTCGACGACGATCGCGCGCAGCTGTCCGTCTCGGTGGAGATCCCGCCGTTCGTTCCCGGCATGACCCGCATCTGGCCCGTCTCGCTGCCCGACGGGCACGCCCAACCGCTGGCACCGACGACGACGTGGACGCTCGCGCACCTGAACGTCACGCCCTTCCTTGTGGTCGAGACGACCGCGGGCGACGGCGACGCCCGCGTCACGCGTCGCTGCGTGCTGATGGGCGACCTCAGGGGCGACGTCGACTCTCGTCGGCACGACGCGATCTTCGACGTCCTGCGCAGCAAGCAGGACGTCCTGCGGTACCTGCTGTTCCTGCTCGGCGACCCGTCCTACGACGCGCTGCTCGCCGAGATCGCCGGCAGCGGCGAGGAAGGGTTCCACCCTGAGTCGCGGGGCACGCGTCAGGACGTCGCGCTGCTCGAACCGCTCATCCGTGCGATCGGCCGCGACGACGACGCGCTGGCTCGTGTCGCGAGCCTCGTCGAGGACCTGCGGGCGATGCCCAACGGGCACGAGCTGGTGCCCGACGACTTCGACACCCTGTGGGACGCGGTCTGGCAGGTCCACCGGGAGGCCCGACGATGACACCCGAGACCGAGCAGATCCTCGCGAGCCTCAAGGACTTCCAGCGGGACACGGTCGATCACGTGTTCAGGCGGCTGTGGCTGGACGACGACCGGGTCAAGCGGTTCCTCGTCGCGGACGAGGTCGGGCTCGGCAAGACGATGGTCGCGCGAGGCGTCATCGCACGGACGGTCGAGCACGTCCGCACTGCGGGCAAGCGTGTCGACATCGTGTACATCTGCTCGAACGCGCAGATCGCGCGGCAGAACCTCAGCCGCCTCAACGTCGTCAACGCTGCCGAGATGCGCCACGCGGACCGGCTGACGCTCCTGCCGAAGGTGATCCGCGACCTGCGCGGGCAGGACGTCAACTTCGTGTCTTTCACACCCGGGACGTCCTTCAAGGTCGGGTACTCGGGCGGCAAGGCCGAGGAGCGCGTGCTCCTGTACTGGATGCTCGCGGAGGCGTGGGGAACCGACGCGCTGCGACCGCGACGGTGGAAGCGGTTCTTCCAAGGTGGCATGCAGCTCGAGAACTTCGAGTCGGAGCTCGACTGGTTCGACCGTTCGACACTCGACGCGGAGTTCTGCCACGCGTTCGGCGAGACGGTTGCCACAGCCACCGGCCCTGAGGGCGGCCCACTGCGGACCGAGATCGAGGAGTGCGTCCAGGGCTTCAACTACCTGCGCGGCAAACCGAACGACGCTCTGCACAACCGCCGCTACCGCCTGATCGGCACACTGCGCCGACTGGTCGCGCGTGCCGCGGTGGACCACCTCGAGCCGGACCTGGTGATCCTCGACGAGTTCCAGCGGTTCAAGGACCTCCTCGACGGCGCGGATGACGAGGGCGCGCAACTGGCGAACGCGATCTTCGACCACCAGGACGCGAAGGTCCTGCTGCTGTCGGCGACGCCGTACAAGATGTACACGCTGCCCGACGAGCCCGAGGGCGACGACCACTACCGCGACTTCGTGCGGACCACCACGTTCCTCGCCGGTGAGGAGCGCGCGCGGGTCGTCGAGCGTGAACTGCGCATGATGCGCGAGGCGCTCGTGTCCGGTGGTGACAGCGCGCGTGCGCGGGAGGCGCGCGACCGCGTTCAAAACGAGCTGCGGCGCGTCATGTGCCGGACCGAGCGGCTCGCGTCCACGCCCGACCGGGACGGCATGCTCGTCGAGAAGCAGCTGCCGCGCGTCGAGCTCACGGCTGACGACCTGCGGGGCTGGCGGACGTTCGACGGCGTCGCGCGGGCCGCGGACCGACGTGACGTGTTCGAGTACTGGCGCTCGTCGCCGTACCCGCTGAACCTCATGGAGCGCGGCAGCTACCAGGTCCGGACCAAGTTCCAGGCCGCGGCGGAGCGCCAGGACCCGTCCCTGGTCGCGGCGCTCGACGGTGCACCAGGCCTGTTGGCGTGGGACGACGTGCGTGCGTACCGCCGAGTCGACCCGGGCAACGCAAAACTGCGCGGCCTTTTCGCGGACGTCTTGGACCGCGGCGCCTGGCGCCTAGCCTGGCTGCCGCCCGCACTCCGCTACTACGAGCTTTCCGGTGCATACGCCGAGCCGGCGTTGCAGACCTTCACGAAGCGCCTCGTCTTCTCCGCGTGGTCGGTCGTGCCGAAGGCGATCGCGGTGCTGACCAGCTACGAGGCGGAGCGGCGCACGGTCGAGGCGTCCGGTGACGACCGCACGTACGACGACCGCCCCGTCACGCCCCCGCTGCAGTTCCGCGTGACCGGTGAGCGACCGGCGGGGATGCCGGCGCTCGCACTGCTGTACCCCGCGCTGGCACTCGCGCGTGCCGGAGACCCGCTGGAGGTCGCCCGGTCCGAGGGAGTGCTGCCACTGACGGCGGAGCGGTTGCGTGAGGTGGTCGGTGGGCGCGTGAGTGCGCTGCTGGCTCGACTGCCGGACGCCGAAGTGGCGAGCGAACGCGTCGACCAGGCCTGGTACTGGGCCGCCCCGTTCCTGCTGGACGAGGTGGTGTGCGGCGACGAGCACGCCCCGCTGCGTCCGGCGATGAGCGGATGGGGCACGGACGACGACGACCATGAGTCACGGCTGGCCACGCACGTGCGGCTCGCGCAGGACGTCCGGTCACAGGCACTGGGCCGGCGGCCCGACGACCTCGTCGAGGTCCTCACGTCGCTCGCGATCGCAGGGCCCGGCGTGACGAGCCTGCGGGCGCTGTCCCGCGTGGCTGGTGGCGCGACCGCGCTGGCCGACCCGCTGGTGCGAGACCACGCGTTCCATGTCGCGCAGGGCCTGCGGTCGCTGTTCAACAAGCCGGAGATCATCGCCCTCCTGCGGTCGACGGAGGACGACACGTACTGGCGCACGGTCCTCGACCACGCGGCCGACGGGTGCCTGCAGGCCGTGCTCGACGAGTACGTCCACATGCTCGTCGAGTCGGAGGGCCAGCAGGACACGGCGCCTCTCGAGCGCGTACGCGTCGTGGCCGAGACCGTCGTCGACGCGCTCTCCACACGCGCCGCGCCCAACGCCGTCGACGACATCCAGGTCGCCGACGGCCAAATCCGCGTCACCGACCACCGCATGAGCGCCCACTTCGCCGCCCGCTTCGGTCGCGCGCAGACCGACGACAAGACGGCGATGCGTGAGTCGACCGTCCGCGCGGCGTTCAACTCGCCGTTCCGGCCGTTCGTGCTGGCGTCGACGTCGGTGGGGCAGGAAGGACTCGACTTCCACACCTACAGCCACGCAGTCGTTCACTGGAACCTGCCCGGCAACCCGGTGGACCTCGAGCAGCGCGAGGGGCGCGTCCATCGGTACAAGGGGCACGCGGTGCGGAAGAACGCTGCCGCGCTCCACGGTGATGCTGCGCTCGGGGTGGAGGACGACCCGTGGGTGGGTGTCTTCGAGGCCGCGCTTGCCGGTCGCGGTGACGACGCGTGCGACATCGAGCCGTTCTGGGTGTGCACGCGACCCGGGGGGGCCGTCATCGAGAGGTACGTGCCCGCGCTGCCGCTGAGTCGTGAGGAGCAGCAGCGGAGGCGGTTGCTGCGGACCGTCGGGGCGTATCGGATGATCATCGGGCAGCCGCGGCAGGACGACCTGGTGCGGTACGTCGGGGAGGACGTGGAGTGGTTGCGGGTGGATCTGACACCGCCGCGCACAGAGCACGAGAACACGGCATGACTGAGGTTTGATGATGCGGCCAAGCACATGACCATTCCGGGGCACACGACGCGGCGACGCGGGCGCCTACGAACGGCCATGCGCCCGGACGGGTCCAGGCGGGCTCAGCGGGCCCCCGGGCGCCTCGGCGTCGAGTACGGGACCAAGCTCCAAGCCCCCGAAGCGGCCTCGGCTCCCCTCCGGAAACGGATGGACCGATGTGGTTCGTCCCCCTGCATCGGCCCCAGTGCGGCGTTCACCGGCCCGCGAGGCGGATTCACCCGGACAAACTGCGCCGAACGCGATCGGCATGCGGCGACCGGTCAGACACACTCGCTACAGTGGGCGACGCTCATGCGCATGGTGACGGATCGAGGTACAGATGCACGCGCCTTGGTGCTCAAATGACTCTGCCTCGCACCTACACCCGAAGCATCAACTGCTCCCCCTGCCGATGGAGGTCAGAGCGCCGGGTGGGAGTGCGCCCCAAGCACCGCCCGCCGGGGCGACGCCTATCGATTCGTGGTTCCCGAAGCGCGGCCTGTCGGCCGGCCTGGGACATGGTTAACCGGCATGCAGATCATCGATAACGTCAACGAATTGCTCGGAGACAACCTGAGGGACACATTGCGTCCCGGCTCTCGACTGCGCGTCGCCGCCGCAACCTTTTCGATATTCGCATTCGAGGCTCTCCGTGACGAGCTGGAGAAACTCGACGAGTTCCAGTTTGTGTTCTCGTCTCCGGTGTTCACCGACGTGGCAGTCGAGGGCTCTACCGCGCATGAGCGCCGCCAGTTCTTCATTCCCCCGCGAGGTCTCGGCGAGGCATCTCTGCATGGATCTGAGTTCGAGGTTCGCCTTCGAAACCGACTAACCCAACGCGCCATCGCCCGTGAATGTGCCGAGTGGCTCCGCCGGAAGGCCCGGTTCCGGTCCAATCGCACCGGCCGCCCGATGCAGCAGTTCGCGGTGGTTGACGACAGCCCCGCGTACGCACCGCTCCAAGGTTTTACCGCGGCCGACCTAGGCTTCGAGCAAAGCGACGCCGTCTCTAGCCTCACGATGAAAGTCGGGGCGCCACAAGCAGCCCAGTACGCTGCGACATTCGACGCGATCTGGAACGATCCCGCTCAGGTCGACGACGTCACTTCGGCCGTATACGACCATATCCGTCAAGCCTTCGCCGAGAACTCGCCGGCGCGCATCTACTTCCTGATCCTCTTCAACGTGTTTGCTGAGTTTCTCGAGGACATGTCCGAGGACGCGATGCCGAACGACGACGTCGGCCATCGTGACAGCCAGGTGTGGCAGTCGCTATACAACTTCCAACACGATGCTGCTGTCGGCATCATTAACAAGCTCGAGGCGTACAGCGGGTGCATCCTCGCCGACAGCGTCGGCCTCGGGAAGACATTCACAGCACTAGCCGTCATCAAGTACTACGAATTGCGTAACAAATCCGTCCTGGTGCTGGCACCAAAGAAGCTTGCGGACAACTGGACGACGTACACCCGCAACTACACGACGAACCTGTTCGCCGCGGACCGCCTGAATTACGATGTCCTCGCGCATACGGATCTGAGCCGCGACCGGGGCGAGAGCCTGGGTATGGACCTGTCCCGGGTCAACTGGGGCAACTACGACCTGGTCGTCATCGACGAGTCGCACAACTTCCGCAACGCTGCGGAACAGCTCGACCGTGAGACGCGTTACCAGCGCCTCATGCGCAAGGTCATCCGCGAGGGCGTCAAGACCAAGGTCCTCATGCTCTCGGCGACGCCGGTGAACAACCGGTTCAACGACCTGAAGAGCCAGCTCCAGCTCGCATACGAGGGCGAGTCGGAGCAGCTCGCGAGCAAGCTTCCGATCACCGGTACGATCGACGCGATCTTCCGGCAGGCGCAGAAGGCGTTCAACGAGTGGTCGGAGCTGCCGCCGGAGCAGCGCACGACGACGGAGATCCTGCGCCGTCTGGACTTCGACTTCTTCGAGATCCTCGACGCGGTGACGATCGCCCGCTCGCGCAAGCACATTCAGACGTTCTACGACACGAGTGATATCGGGGCGTTCCCGCAGCGTCTCCAGCCGGAGTCGTTGCGGCCGGCGCTCACGGACCTGCCGGATGCCCCGACGTACGAGGAGCTGTACGACCTGCTCGCGTCGTTGAACCTCGCGGTCTACACGCCCATGGAGTACGTCCACGCGAGCGCGCGCGCCAAGTACGAAGAGCGCTACGGCGGCGACACCGGTATCAACCGGGCCGGCGGCTCGATGGCGAACATCGGCCAGGCGTCGCGCGAGCGCGGGATTCAAAGGCTGATGACGGTCAACCTGCTCAAGCGTCTGGAGTCCTCGGTCGAGGCATTCCGACTGACGCTCGGCAAGGTGCGGACGACGATCGGCGACGCGATCCGCACCGTTGATCTCCACGGCACCACGGTCACCGACTTGGGTATGGGCTTCGCCGACGTGAGCGAGGACGACGACGTGGACGTCCCGACATCATCGACCGTCGGCCGGAAGGTGCAAATCGACCTCGCGGACATGGACACGCTGTCGTGGCGGCGGAACCTCGACGCCGACGTCCAAGTGCTCGACCTGATCCTCGCGGCGATCGCGCCGATCACCCCGGACCACGACACGAAGCTCCAAACGCTCGCGGAG contains:
- a CDS encoding helicase-related protein, whose translation is MQIIDNVNELLGDNLRDTLRPGSRLRVAAATFSIFAFEALRDELEKLDEFQFVFSSPVFTDVAVEGSTAHERRQFFIPPRGLGEASLHGSEFEVRLRNRLTQRAIARECAEWLRRKARFRSNRTGRPMQQFAVVDDSPAYAPLQGFTAADLGFEQSDAVSSLTMKVGAPQAAQYAATFDAIWNDPAQVDDVTSAVYDHIRQAFAENSPARIYFLILFNVFAEFLEDMSEDAMPNDDVGHRDSQVWQSLYNFQHDAAVGIINKLEAYSGCILADSVGLGKTFTALAVIKYYELRNKSVLVLAPKKLADNWTTYTRNYTTNLFAADRLNYDVLAHTDLSRDRGESLGMDLSRVNWGNYDLVVIDESHNFRNAAEQLDRETRYQRLMRKVIREGVKTKVLMLSATPVNNRFNDLKSQLQLAYEGESEQLASKLPITGTIDAIFRQAQKAFNEWSELPPEQRTTTEILRRLDFDFFEILDAVTIARSRKHIQTFYDTSDIGAFPQRLQPESLRPALTDLPDAPTYEELYDLLASLNLAVYTPMEYVHASARAKYEERYGGDTGINRAGGSMANIGQASRERGIQRLMTVNLLKRLESSVEAFRLTLGKVRTTIGDAIRTVDLHGTTVTDLGMGFADVSEDDDVDVPTSSTVGRKVQIDLADMDTLSWRRNLDADVQVLDLILAAIAPITPDHDTKLQTLAERLRAKQDRPLNAGNRKAIIFTAFADTADYLYRNLVPLVADLRLSFAAVSGSGDPRTTLGRKGREGLDFSEVLTLFSPRSKHRDMVMKGDTREIDVLIGTDCISEGQNLQDCDFLVNYDIHWNPVRIIQRFGRIDRIGSTNAQIQMVNFWPDISLDSYINLKERVENRMVIADLSATADDNMLTQEASDAVFRREQLRRLQDEVVELEDVRTGVSITDLGLNEFRMDLLAYVNEHGPLDGVPKGLHAVVPARLDLGLRPGVIFVLRNLTADERINRGNRLHPHYLVYLSDDGEVVADHTEVKRLLDLARAGSRPHTTPVDAVTSVFNAATEDGARMGHYSDLLTTAIESIIGKAAESDVDSLFSAGPTTALTSEIRGLDDFELIAFLAVVDG
- a CDS encoding PIN domain-containing protein, with protein sequence MQGTGPYSAFVDANVWFSRTLRDWLGMLYTVPESPPFVAHWTEDVLAELIYHLRKKNPSWPGDRITGIRDQLAGTFEAGRVERFDVDATYRGRDAGDAHVHAAAMACRADVLITCNGADFTWDENTSPYEVMHPDDFLVLVDDSSPELVATVVSQMCAYWVRRRGEADLTASLRSADCPQFADRVLAHLHRQM
- a CDS encoding helix-turn-helix domain-containing protein — translated: MATPVAARRDLLIDDHDSKLAENVLESLEGPEGFLSVARTDAAAEPLPRDLGVLLQEVLRAVASGSTVTVTTTPQEVTTSTAAAMLGISRPTLMKMVKDGTIPAHKVGTHTRLRTEDVLTAKRARRERERAAFAALLELEDDED
- a CDS encoding phospholipase D family protein — encoded protein: MTLVPESRVLLTDALRPPAGHRVDVVVGTTYSLDLTALLLAPLSFAVSEQVEGDVSRVDPIRLLEAVRRHTEHTTVFCQAGGIHVPSRYRSILTFVEDSVVEVTAPAEDAIFHPKLWALRFAGPGGAVSHRVVILSRNMTFDRSWDTALVLNEASDGAIDAAPAADFVRGLPARALRGLPADRTRQVDDLASTLATVRLAAPTPFTGGALLPIGLDGADVWPFPERAYRVLAISPFLTRQAVRALGHVADERTLVSRAESLDLLGSDALTGWKVDVLQRLVEVEPDGDVAESQPARSEFESGTAGLHAKTFVVDLPDGTSMTVTGSANLTGAPWGRSVEFGAKLTGPTAACGVASVLDGSPGVPGLSALLQDYHPATTAGVDDPAIETSYTLERFHRFLASNLPVTHVARLDDDRAQLSVSVEIPPFVPGMTRIWPVSLPDGHAQPLAPTTTWTLAHLNVTPFLVVETTAGDGDARVTRRCVLMGDLRGDVDSRRHDAIFDVLRSKQDVLRYLLFLLGDPSYDALLAEIAGSGEEGFHPESRGTRQDVALLEPLIRAIGRDDDALARVASLVEDLRAMPNGHELVPDDFDTLWDAVWQVHREARR
- a CDS encoding DUF6361 family protein, producing MPSSFGWLDADTEQRRQMLEVVDLFSDDGTVDELGTGAIRDALSHALFPGTSVLHTRLRYALFVPWLLQEAGARSSSPDTGAALRQLEIRLIGSLLAGGEKPGVIGNRARQTLKRMPSSVYWSALGAWGIRQRDVTIEGYLRRRHDLARLAARTAVSDDPETRETPPSSGLDPHLPPPPEGLLTRATFDLTAEEEEYLSDTIARATAGSLLAWLVHHQPARLPDYAWELTTLGEAPAQLAETVDHARRFHTVIHGAVLVYNLLLARQRHMDEPVAEFEADLAEWRSELQSSNALDGWDRAAWWTTVTRSNARIRPLTRTFVDQWIDLVASDPEVATSAKAAGLVTTRERQIKGGRARLVNQSALDSWSGASGLGRLDFNWSVARGHLGDLYAARGAA
- a CDS encoding helicase-related protein; this encodes MTPETEQILASLKDFQRDTVDHVFRRLWLDDDRVKRFLVADEVGLGKTMVARGVIARTVEHVRTAGKRVDIVYICSNAQIARQNLSRLNVVNAAEMRHADRLTLLPKVIRDLRGQDVNFVSFTPGTSFKVGYSGGKAEERVLLYWMLAEAWGTDALRPRRWKRFFQGGMQLENFESELDWFDRSTLDAEFCHAFGETVATATGPEGGPLRTEIEECVQGFNYLRGKPNDALHNRRYRLIGTLRRLVARAAVDHLEPDLVILDEFQRFKDLLDGADDEGAQLANAIFDHQDAKVLLLSATPYKMYTLPDEPEGDDHYRDFVRTTTFLAGEERARVVERELRMMREALVSGGDSARAREARDRVQNELRRVMCRTERLASTPDRDGMLVEKQLPRVELTADDLRGWRTFDGVARAADRRDVFEYWRSSPYPLNLMERGSYQVRTKFQAAAERQDPSLVAALDGAPGLLAWDDVRAYRRVDPGNAKLRGLFADVLDRGAWRLAWLPPALRYYELSGAYAEPALQTFTKRLVFSAWSVVPKAIAVLTSYEAERRTVEASGDDRTYDDRPVTPPLQFRVTGERPAGMPALALLYPALALARAGDPLEVARSEGVLPLTAERLREVVGGRVSALLARLPDAEVASERVDQAWYWAAPFLLDEVVCGDEHAPLRPAMSGWGTDDDDHESRLATHVRLAQDVRSQALGRRPDDLVEVLTSLAIAGPGVTSLRALSRVAGGATALADPLVRDHAFHVAQGLRSLFNKPEIIALLRSTEDDTYWRTVLDHAADGCLQAVLDEYVHMLVESEGQQDTAPLERVRVVAETVVDALSTRAAPNAVDDIQVADGQIRVTDHRMSAHFAARFGRAQTDDKTAMRESTVRAAFNSPFRPFVLASTSVGQEGLDFHTYSHAVVHWNLPGNPVDLEQREGRVHRYKGHAVRKNAAALHGDAALGVEDDPWVGVFEAALAGRGDDACDIEPFWVCTRPGGAVIERYVPALPLSREEQQRRRLLRTVGAYRMIIGQPRQDDLVRYVGEDVEWLRVDLTPPRTEHENTA